The Bdellovibrio bacteriovorus genome includes a region encoding these proteins:
- a CDS encoding helix-turn-helix domain-containing protein, with product MIDKHELEWTKESLRTLRLRMGWSKSDLARRLHCSSEDVDSWEDGVRLIETPIKSELEILLRQAEEVCDEVKYAPFAENECDKKALEQIHFSRVKLDLE from the coding sequence ATGATTGATAAGCATGAACTGGAATGGACAAAAGAATCTCTTCGCACACTTCGCCTTCGCATGGGCTGGAGTAAGTCGGACCTTGCTCGTCGCTTGCACTGCTCATCTGAAGATGTGGATTCTTGGGAAGATGGAGTTCGTCTGATTGAAACTCCGATCAAGAGTGAATTGGAAATCCTATTAAGACAAGCCGAAGAAGTTTGCGACGAAGTGAAGTACGCTCCATTTGCTGAAAATGAGTGCGATAAAAAAGCGCTTGAGCAAATTCACTTTTCTCGCGTCAAACTAGACTTAGAATAA
- a CDS encoding catalase — translation MMSKTLTTSAGIPVSENQHSVTAGERGPVLIQDFHLIEKLAHFNRERIPERVVHAKGSGAYGTFTVTHDITRFTKAALFSKIGKKTDVFLRFSTVAGEKGSADTERDPRGFALKFYTEEGNWDIVGNNTPVFFERDPLKFPDFIHSQKRDPRTGYKNPFRMWDYWAKAPEALHQITILFSDRGIPDGYRFMHGFGSHTFSFINDKNERVWVKFHFKSMQGIKNLSVEKATALAGSDPDYAGRDLFEAIERKEFPRWTLKVQIMTERQAEQTNFNPFDLTKIWPHKDFPLIDVGVLELNRNPENYFAEVEQAAFSPSNVPPGVGFSPDKMLQGRLFAYPDAHRYRLGVNYQHLPVNRPHSVVNTYHRDGSMRFDNNGGGVDNYEPNGFGGPTQDTRYSEPPLPLSGAADRYDAHKDNDDFTQAGNLYRIFTNEERDRLTRNIAGTMKGLPEELQRKNIAHFSKCDPEYGARILAYLGLK, via the coding sequence ATCATGAGTAAAACACTGACAACATCAGCAGGTATTCCCGTCTCTGAAAATCAACACTCTGTCACGGCGGGTGAACGCGGTCCGGTCTTGATCCAAGATTTTCATTTGATCGAAAAACTGGCGCACTTTAATCGCGAAAGAATTCCTGAACGTGTCGTGCACGCGAAAGGTTCTGGAGCTTACGGCACTTTCACTGTCACGCACGATATCACTCGCTTTACGAAAGCCGCCTTGTTTTCCAAAATCGGAAAGAAAACAGATGTGTTCTTACGCTTTTCTACCGTAGCTGGTGAAAAAGGCTCTGCCGATACCGAGCGCGATCCACGTGGTTTCGCTTTGAAGTTTTACACGGAAGAAGGAAACTGGGACATCGTGGGCAACAACACGCCGGTGTTCTTTGAACGAGACCCACTGAAGTTTCCGGATTTTATCCATTCACAAAAGCGTGACCCCCGTACAGGATATAAAAACCCGTTCCGCATGTGGGACTATTGGGCAAAGGCCCCAGAAGCCCTTCACCAAATCACGATTCTTTTTAGTGATCGCGGAATTCCCGATGGCTATCGCTTTATGCATGGTTTCGGAAGCCACACGTTTAGTTTCATCAATGACAAGAATGAACGCGTCTGGGTGAAATTCCATTTCAAATCTATGCAAGGGATTAAAAATCTTTCGGTTGAAAAAGCCACAGCGCTTGCGGGAAGCGATCCCGACTATGCAGGACGAGATCTGTTTGAAGCCATTGAGCGAAAGGAATTTCCGCGCTGGACTTTAAAAGTTCAAATCATGACGGAAAGACAGGCCGAGCAAACAAATTTTAATCCTTTCGATTTAACGAAAATCTGGCCACACAAAGACTTTCCTTTGATAGATGTGGGTGTCCTAGAGCTGAACCGCAATCCTGAAAACTATTTCGCGGAAGTTGAACAAGCCGCCTTTTCACCTAGCAATGTTCCTCCGGGCGTAGGATTTTCTCCGGATAAGATGTTGCAAGGACGACTGTTCGCATATCCCGATGCTCACCGTTATCGTTTGGGTGTGAATTACCAGCATCTGCCTGTGAATCGTCCTCATTCGGTGGTGAATACTTATCACCGAGATGGCAGCATGCGCTTTGATAATAACGGAGGCGGTGTCGACAATTATGAACCCAACGGATTTGGCGGTCCAACTCAAGACACTCGTTATAGCGAACCACCGCTGCCTTTATCAGGAGCGGCCGATCGCTATGATGCTCACAAAGATAATGATGATTTCACTCAAGCCGGGAATCTTTATCGCATTTTCACGAATGAAGAGCGCGATCGACTGACTCGCAATATTGCAGGAACTATGAAGGGACTTCCAGAAGAGTTGCAAAGAAAAAACATCGCCCACTTTAGCAAGTGTGATCCCGAGTATGGCGCCCGCATTCTAGCGTACTTGGGACTTAAATAG
- the polA gene encoding DNA polymerase I has protein sequence MKKLYLIDVSAMFFRAFFAIRQLTSPSGVPVNAVYGFLSMLIKLLKEEKPEYLVFCYDRKEPSFRKDMYADYKAHRTEMPDDLQKQVPYIKKFAELLGIPAFDMQGYEADDIIGSLVKWGRHHNMEVFIVSGDKDFGQLVQEHVWLYDTMKDVRYDAKGVFEKWGVSPAQFIDYLAIVGDASDNVPGVKGVGEKGAIKLLEQFKTLEGIYENIDKVESKSVREKLLASKDNAFLSKKLVTISTDCKVPEDYNAYKLQPFKSDELKALLQELNFKTFEKNLFGSTTEVPSSTPKVSVPSEAVAEGEIQPTLVITKDDKHFQERTVTTRDLAEMLAENQTLWGFSDTRGVFIGTDSEVLEVSDFEYLGKLSDTFRIRWSGFDLKAFWYKIGAKSPIAAWDSQLAAYVLKAGDTSDFNKIYTRYMLENIPELVSPSALYNAHRNFAATLQHELKKLASEKVYQELELPLVRVLLSMERWGVRIDKDLLAKQSAELESEIATLEQGIFKEAGETFNVGSPKQLGVVLFEKMGLPAAKKTKTGYSTDEEVLSGLDHPIAKLILQWRELSKLKSTYVDALPTMIDAKDDRVHTSFNQALTTTGRLSSTQPNLQNIPIKTARGQQVRKAFVAAPRMKLLSVDYSQIELRILAHISEDPNLCKAFAEDLDIHAATAAEIFNVSLDQVTSDLRRSAKAVNFGIAYGQGAFGLAENLGISRTEAKDIIERYFTRFKNVREYIEGTVKKAHEQGYVETLFGRRRYIEELKSKNMALKKFGERAAINAPIQGTASDLVKKAMIEVFEKVPVRMLLQVHDELIFEATEEDLQKYSPELVKIMENVAQLKVPLKVNYAIGNNWDEAH, from the coding sequence ATGAAAAAGCTTTATCTCATCGACGTCAGTGCCATGTTTTTCCGCGCGTTCTTCGCGATTCGCCAACTGACGTCGCCATCAGGTGTTCCTGTTAACGCCGTGTATGGATTTTTATCCATGCTCATCAAACTTCTAAAAGAAGAAAAGCCTGAATACTTAGTTTTCTGTTACGACCGTAAAGAGCCTTCTTTCCGTAAAGATATGTATGCTGACTACAAAGCACACCGTACGGAAATGCCCGACGATCTTCAAAAACAAGTCCCCTACATCAAAAAGTTCGCGGAGCTTTTGGGAATTCCAGCATTCGATATGCAAGGTTATGAAGCCGATGACATCATTGGTTCGTTGGTAAAATGGGGTCGTCATCACAATATGGAAGTTTTCATTGTCAGCGGCGATAAAGACTTCGGACAGTTGGTGCAAGAGCACGTGTGGCTTTACGACACCATGAAAGACGTTCGTTACGACGCTAAGGGTGTTTTTGAAAAGTGGGGAGTCAGCCCCGCACAATTCATTGATTACCTCGCGATCGTGGGCGATGCCTCAGATAACGTGCCTGGTGTAAAGGGTGTCGGTGAAAAAGGCGCAATCAAACTTCTAGAGCAGTTTAAAACTTTAGAGGGTATTTACGAAAATATCGACAAGGTCGAAAGCAAAAGCGTGCGCGAAAAACTTTTAGCTTCTAAAGACAATGCGTTTTTATCGAAAAAACTAGTCACTATTTCCACAGACTGCAAAGTTCCCGAAGACTACAACGCTTATAAACTTCAGCCTTTTAAATCAGACGAATTAAAAGCCCTTTTGCAAGAGCTGAACTTTAAGACGTTCGAAAAGAATTTGTTCGGTTCAACTACCGAAGTGCCCTCTTCTACGCCTAAAGTATCTGTTCCGAGCGAAGCTGTGGCGGAAGGCGAGATCCAACCAACATTAGTTATCACAAAAGATGATAAGCATTTCCAAGAGCGCACCGTAACGACACGCGACTTGGCTGAAATGCTCGCTGAAAATCAGACCCTCTGGGGATTTAGTGACACCCGCGGAGTTTTCATTGGCACAGACTCTGAGGTTTTAGAGGTTTCTGACTTTGAATATCTCGGAAAGCTTTCTGATACTTTCAGAATTCGCTGGAGTGGCTTCGATCTAAAAGCCTTCTGGTACAAAATCGGAGCCAAATCTCCTATCGCCGCTTGGGATTCCCAATTGGCGGCCTATGTGCTTAAAGCGGGCGACACTTCTGATTTCAATAAGATCTACACTCGCTACATGCTAGAGAATATTCCGGAACTGGTTTCACCATCGGCTTTGTACAATGCTCATCGCAACTTTGCGGCGACTTTGCAACACGAGCTAAAAAAACTGGCTAGTGAAAAAGTTTATCAGGAGTTGGAGCTTCCCTTAGTGCGCGTTCTTCTTTCAATGGAAAGATGGGGCGTGCGTATCGATAAAGACCTTTTAGCAAAGCAAAGTGCCGAGCTAGAAAGCGAAATCGCGACATTAGAGCAAGGCATCTTCAAAGAAGCCGGCGAAACCTTCAATGTCGGAAGTCCTAAGCAATTAGGAGTGGTCCTTTTTGAAAAAATGGGATTGCCAGCCGCGAAGAAAACAAAGACAGGTTATTCCACAGACGAAGAGGTTCTTTCTGGTTTGGATCACCCGATTGCGAAGCTCATTTTGCAATGGCGTGAACTTTCTAAGTTGAAATCGACTTATGTAGATGCACTTCCAACAATGATTGATGCTAAAGATGATCGCGTGCATACAAGCTTTAACCAAGCTTTGACGACAACCGGTCGTCTTTCCAGCACGCAACCGAACTTACAGAATATTCCGATCAAAACAGCTCGCGGCCAGCAAGTGCGTAAGGCCTTTGTGGCAGCTCCAAGAATGAAACTGCTGTCCGTAGACTATTCTCAGATCGAACTAAGAATTCTAGCGCATATTTCGGAAGATCCGAATTTATGTAAAGCCTTTGCAGAAGACTTAGATATCCATGCAGCAACCGCCGCAGAAATTTTCAACGTGTCTTTAGATCAAGTCACTTCAGACTTAAGAAGATCGGCAAAAGCCGTCAACTTCGGTATCGCCTACGGCCAAGGAGCGTTCGGTTTGGCTGAAAACTTGGGCATCTCAAGAACTGAAGCTAAAGATATTATCGAACGTTACTTTACAAGATTTAAAAACGTTCGCGAGTACATCGAAGGCACGGTGAAGAAAGCCCATGAACAAGGTTACGTAGAAACTTTGTTCGGTCGTCGCCGTTACATCGAAGAGTTGAAATCAAAAAACATGGCTCTGAAAAAATTCGGAGAGCGCGCCGCCATCAACGCTCCAATCCAAGGAACAGCAAGCGATCTAGTGAAAAAAGCCATGATCGAAGTCTTCGAAAAAGTCCCCGTCAGAATGCTACTGCAAGTGCACGATGAATTGATTTTCGAAGCAACGGAAGAAGACCTACAAAAGTATTCTCCAGAGCTAGTGAAGATTATGGAAAATGTGGCGCAACTCAAAGTCCCACTAAAAGTGAATTATGCGATAGGAAACAACTGGGACGAAGCCCACTGA
- the yihA gene encoding ribosome biogenesis GTP-binding protein YihA/YsxC, with translation MPKTIEFIKSAVLAKDYPLHNLAEVAIAGRSNAGKSSFINALAKGKVAKVSSTPGKTRLLNFFNMEDSYVLTDMPGYGFAARSVDEIEEWNAMIETYLMTRENLVGLLLVMDIRRDWTADEELLKKFSDRRGFPMAVALTKSDKMTRNHMNQAVAKVKKMSGLSAVFPVSSLKKEGQDEIEEYMYENWVKP, from the coding sequence ATGCCGAAAACGATTGAATTCATTAAAAGTGCCGTTCTGGCAAAAGATTATCCGCTCCACAATTTAGCTGAAGTTGCCATCGCCGGTCGCTCCAATGCCGGAAAGTCTTCTTTCATTAATGCGTTGGCGAAGGGAAAGGTAGCGAAGGTCAGTTCGACTCCAGGTAAAACTCGCCTTTTGAACTTCTTCAATATGGAAGATTCCTACGTGCTGACGGATATGCCTGGTTATGGATTCGCCGCGCGTTCCGTGGATGAGATTGAAGAGTGGAATGCGATGATCGAAACTTATCTTATGACTCGCGAAAATTTAGTGGGTCTTCTTCTTGTGATGGATATTCGTCGTGATTGGACAGCGGATGAAGAACTTCTAAAAAAGTTTTCGGATCGTCGCGGATTTCCGATGGCTGTGGCTTTGACGAAGTCAGATAAGATGACTCGCAATCATATGAATCAAGCCGTGGCTAAAGTGAAAAAAATGTCAGGCTTAAGCGCGGTCTTCCCGGTGTCTTCTTTGAAAAAAGAGGGACAAGACGAGATCGAAGAATACATGTACGAAAATTGGGTGAAACCATGA
- the kdsB gene encoding 3-deoxy-manno-octulosonate cytidylyltransferase, which produces MKIVGVIPARYGSTRFPGKPLELLKGRPLIQWTIEGARKSKLISELIVATDHEGIKAAAEAAGAKVVMTASELPTGSDRINAAVQNIECDIVVNIQGDEPQVTGELIDKLAQVFLEDKNLDMATLAHPISEEELQSMNSVKVVLNKNDEALYFSRYAMPYSRKSAKDMGSLEGCMKHIGMYAYTKKFLKTFCAAPPAFIENAESLEQLRALYLGAKIKVIRVKEALVGVDTPEDLARLEKML; this is translated from the coding sequence ATGAAAATAGTGGGCGTCATTCCCGCTCGGTACGGATCGACTCGCTTCCCAGGCAAACCACTGGAGTTGTTAAAGGGTCGCCCCCTGATCCAGTGGACAATTGAAGGCGCCCGCAAATCCAAATTGATCAGTGAGCTGATTGTAGCCACGGATCATGAAGGCATTAAAGCCGCGGCGGAAGCAGCCGGTGCAAAAGTCGTTATGACAGCTAGCGAACTTCCTACGGGAAGTGATCGTATCAACGCCGCCGTTCAAAATATTGAGTGTGATATCGTCGTTAATATTCAAGGGGACGAACCGCAAGTGACGGGCGAGCTTATCGATAAGCTCGCGCAAGTGTTCCTCGAAGATAAAAATCTGGATATGGCAACACTGGCTCATCCCATCAGTGAGGAAGAGCTTCAATCCATGAATTCTGTGAAAGTTGTTTTGAATAAAAATGACGAAGCTCTTTATTTCAGCCGCTATGCCATGCCGTACTCTCGTAAATCAGCGAAGGACATGGGCTCGCTTGAGGGCTGCATGAAGCATATTGGTATGTATGCTTATACTAAAAAGTTTTTAAAAACGTTCTGTGCGGCTCCTCCTGCTTTCATTGAAAATGCCGAAAGCTTGGAGCAGTTAAGAGCGTTGTATTTAGGTGCAAAAATTAAGGTCATTCGAGTCAAGGAAGCTCTCGTCGGGGTGGATACTCCCGAAGATTTAGCGCGACTCGAAAAAATGTTATAA
- a CDS encoding sigma-54 interaction domain-containing protein: MHQPFLKVLDENSKNLSLGEFMTLGKDPQCQIQLTAEQISDRHARIEKKDSYYIIRDLRSAVGTYVNDARVVEAVLQDGDIIRLGTLELVYREKEETQTAFPLSSRNEVWNDELKTLGNVAKTEFPVLVLGPSGTGKDVIAQALHETSDRHRGPFVSVNCSALSETLIESELFGHVKGSFTGAINDRKGAFEAARCGTLFLDEIGDLSYSLQAKLLRALENNEIRPVGADRNIKTDVRIIAATHQNLSEKIREGAFRSDLYFRLNVIAVNPPALQFRMEDFEELLYNFARKMRVRFSFGAIARLKKHSWPGNIRELKNLVNRAAALYPREHITENHIEKLLDRTLLEPTEKVVNDIPVIKEIEKQMIIKRLTANRGNQRRTAQDLGMPKSTLHDRLKYYNIDISNFKAL, encoded by the coding sequence ATGCACCAACCTTTCTTAAAAGTACTCGATGAAAACTCAAAAAACCTTTCCCTTGGGGAATTCATGACCTTGGGAAAAGACCCTCAATGTCAGATCCAGCTCACGGCGGAACAGATCTCAGATCGTCATGCCCGTATCGAGAAAAAAGATTCTTATTATATCATCCGCGACCTTCGCTCTGCCGTCGGCACTTATGTGAACGATGCCCGCGTTGTCGAAGCCGTTCTGCAAGATGGCGACATCATTCGCCTTGGAACTTTAGAACTTGTCTATCGAGAAAAAGAAGAAACTCAAACAGCCTTTCCACTTTCAAGCCGCAACGAAGTTTGGAATGACGAACTTAAAACTTTGGGTAATGTCGCTAAAACAGAATTCCCCGTCTTGGTGTTAGGTCCGTCGGGCACAGGTAAAGACGTCATCGCTCAAGCTTTACACGAAACCAGCGATCGCCATCGCGGTCCCTTTGTCAGCGTCAACTGCAGCGCCTTAAGCGAAACCTTGATCGAAAGTGAACTTTTCGGACACGTAAAAGGATCTTTTACTGGCGCGATCAACGATCGTAAAGGAGCTTTCGAAGCCGCACGCTGCGGAACTCTTTTCTTAGACGAGATCGGTGATCTTTCTTACAGCTTGCAGGCAAAGCTTTTGCGCGCTTTAGAAAACAACGAAATCCGTCCCGTCGGTGCCGATCGCAATATTAAAACCGATGTTCGAATCATCGCAGCGACTCACCAAAATCTGAGTGAGAAAATTCGTGAAGGTGCATTCCGTTCGGACTTGTACTTCCGTTTGAACGTTATCGCCGTCAATCCTCCAGCTCTGCAATTCCGCATGGAGGATTTTGAAGAGCTTCTTTATAACTTTGCCCGCAAAATGCGCGTGCGTTTTTCTTTTGGCGCGATCGCAAGATTGAAGAAACACTCTTGGCCGGGAAATATTCGTGAACTTAAAAACTTAGTGAACCGTGCCGCAGCTCTTTATCCGCGCGAGCACATCACTGAAAACCATATTGAAAAACTTTTGGATCGCACACTGTTAGAGCCCACAGAAAAGGTCGTCAATGACATCCCCGTGATCAAAGAGATTGAAAAGCAGATGATTATCAAAAGATTGACGGCGAACCGTGGCAATCAACGCCGCACGGCTCAGGATTTAGGAATGCCTAAGAGCACTCTTCATGATCGTTTGAAGTACTACAACATCGATATTTCAAATTTTAAGGCTTTATAA
- a CDS encoding flagellar basal body-associated FliL family protein: MADKESTTKVEEEKKDGAPEGEAEDVLSLESLDEIIANEDPEFAKGLIDIGPDDPSNTIYEEGVELEYTLEEEIKLWERSTGLRQKIYKLLRFLPKISYKIKMKRTVLRLSWIKWKEQAIQSLRNAGPNTLAWLKKSAASMKAGIGTGLSAFKSFSLIKKLAFVGLIVLTGASAYLIYRTVTKGLVPHEQELFIGSFADWSQGKYQYDPKAEMESFYDSTRTTQNILLMKKMVVNLKRSSESGPNPMGAFEFYVEGTASEVVVEIKDREPEVEDLFLRTIEETTFDQASSGEGKQLLCERLRKEVNKILTKGYVRRIFIKTAIIKP, encoded by the coding sequence TTGGCAGATAAAGAAAGCACGACCAAAGTTGAGGAAGAAAAAAAGGACGGCGCACCCGAAGGGGAGGCCGAGGACGTTCTATCCTTAGAGTCGTTAGACGAAATTATTGCCAATGAAGATCCCGAGTTTGCTAAAGGCCTTATTGATATCGGCCCTGATGATCCTTCAAACACCATCTATGAAGAAGGTGTTGAGCTTGAATACACTCTGGAAGAAGAAATAAAACTGTGGGAGCGCTCAACAGGTCTTCGTCAGAAAATTTATAAGCTTCTGCGTTTCCTTCCGAAAATTTCTTATAAAATAAAAATGAAACGCACGGTTCTTCGCTTAAGTTGGATTAAGTGGAAAGAACAAGCGATTCAAAGCCTTCGAAACGCGGGCCCGAATACGCTGGCATGGTTGAAGAAGTCAGCGGCGTCAATGAAAGCTGGAATCGGCACAGGGCTCTCTGCGTTTAAATCTTTTAGTTTGATAAAGAAATTGGCTTTTGTAGGACTCATTGTTTTAACGGGGGCATCTGCCTATCTGATCTATCGTACGGTTACAAAAGGCTTAGTACCTCATGAGCAGGAACTTTTCATCGGCTCATTTGCAGATTGGTCTCAGGGAAAATATCAGTATGATCCCAAGGCCGAAATGGAGTCGTTCTATGATTCAACTCGTACGACTCAAAATATTCTTTTAATGAAAAAGATGGTGGTGAACCTCAAACGCTCCTCAGAGTCTGGACCGAATCCGATGGGAGCATTTGAGTTTTACGTGGAAGGCACGGCCTCTGAGGTCGTTGTCGAAATCAAAGACCGTGAACCTGAAGTAGAAGATTTATTCCTGAGAACGATCGAAGAAACGACATTCGATCAGGCCTCCTCAGGGGAGGGAAAACAACTTCTTTGCGAAAGATTGCGCAAAGAAGTGAATAAGATTCTTACCAAAGGATACGTACGTCGTATCTTTATCAAGACCGCTATTATAAAGCCTTAA
- a CDS encoding septum formation initiator family protein: MSYTQFAVGVRRFLNHPTKVATCCLVVFAVSIVLNGNVFRLWGLHRDFDRINEEINSTRKNIAGLSAQLKQAKDPSFIERQARDKLDLAGEHDLVFVFPEQ; this comes from the coding sequence ATGTCTTACACTCAGTTTGCTGTCGGAGTACGTCGTTTCTTGAATCATCCCACAAAAGTGGCGACCTGCTGTCTTGTGGTCTTTGCAGTTTCCATCGTTCTAAATGGAAATGTGTTCCGCCTTTGGGGATTGCATCGCGATTTTGACCGCATCAATGAGGAAATCAATTCGACTCGCAAAAATATTGCCGGGTTGTCCGCGCAACTGAAACAAGCTAAAGACCCCTCATTTATTGAGCGCCAAGCCCGCGATAAATTAGACCTGGCGGGCGAACATGATTTGGTCTTCGTTTTCCCTGAGCAATAG
- a CDS encoding ankyrin repeat domain-containing protein, whose protein sequence is MRTWENYKLTAQGEDSVFESVRQGQIQNVLLYLAKHGDPDLVNHKGHSLLMLAAYNGHLSLVHLLLRYGANPNSRDHGGSTILMGVAFKGHNKIAQVLINAGADIHAKNNNGQTALMYAEAFGRKDMALMLTETSPHLRFKGPKALRRLKAVFQLLQSPFTNKGALHHE, encoded by the coding sequence GTGAGAACATGGGAAAATTATAAATTAACAGCTCAAGGCGAGGACTCTGTATTTGAGTCGGTTCGCCAAGGTCAGATTCAAAACGTCCTATTATATTTAGCAAAACATGGAGATCCGGATTTGGTGAATCACAAGGGACATTCCCTTTTGATGTTGGCGGCGTACAACGGCCACCTGTCTTTGGTTCACCTGCTTCTTCGCTATGGGGCTAATCCCAATTCTCGCGACCATGGCGGTAGCACGATCTTGATGGGCGTTGCCTTTAAAGGTCATAACAAGATTGCACAGGTTCTTATCAATGCCGGTGCTGACATTCATGCGAAAAACAATAACGGACAAACAGCTTTAATGTATGCCGAGGCCTTTGGTCGAAAAGACATGGCCCTTATGTTAACCGAAACTTCCCCTCACCTGCGCTTTAAAGGACCGAAGGCTTTGCGCCGTCTTAAAGCTGTTTTCCAACTTCTACAGTCCCCGTTTACAAATAAAGGAGCCTTACATCATGAGTAA
- the eno gene encoding phosphopyruvate hydratase yields MSEIISVVSREILDSRGNPTVEVEVTTADGNMGRAAVPSGASTGAHEACELRDGDKNRYLGKGVYKAVDNIREKIAPEILGLQVTEQVYIDKILRDIDGTENKSNLGANAILGVSLAVAKAAAADSNLPLYRYVGGSQACRLPVPLMNVLNGGAHANNGLDIQEFMIVPTVNNSYAESLRAGAEIFHTLKKILGKKGLSTAVGDEGGFAPKLGSNQEALDLLMNAIVDAGYDPGQNVFLALDVASTEMFKDGKYEWQGGHITPAELLNIYKSWGEKYPLVSIEDGFAEDDWDSWVKATTEMGSTMQLIGDDLFVTNPKRLRMGLERKAGNALLVKVNQIGTLTETFEAVNLAQRNKYRTIMSHRSGETEDVTIADLAVALNCHQIKTGSLCRGERTAKYNQLLRIEEDLGGMGMYWDKSAFR; encoded by the coding sequence ATGTCTGAGATTATCAGCGTCGTCTCTCGTGAAATTTTAGATAGCCGTGGAAATCCAACGGTTGAAGTTGAAGTCACTACCGCTGATGGCAATATGGGCCGCGCGGCTGTTCCATCGGGAGCTTCTACCGGAGCTCACGAAGCGTGCGAGCTTCGCGATGGTGATAAAAATCGTTATCTTGGTAAAGGTGTTTATAAAGCGGTGGATAACATCCGCGAAAAAATTGCTCCCGAGATCCTAGGTCTTCAAGTGACCGAGCAAGTTTACATCGACAAAATCCTTCGCGATATCGATGGCACTGAAAACAAATCGAACTTGGGCGCGAATGCGATCCTAGGTGTGTCTTTGGCCGTGGCTAAAGCTGCAGCTGCAGATTCTAATCTTCCTCTTTACCGTTACGTGGGTGGATCACAAGCATGCCGCTTGCCAGTTCCCTTGATGAACGTTCTTAACGGTGGCGCACACGCGAACAACGGTCTTGATATTCAAGAGTTCATGATCGTTCCTACAGTGAATAACTCTTATGCTGAGTCACTTCGTGCGGGTGCAGAGATCTTCCACACCTTGAAAAAAATCTTAGGTAAAAAAGGCCTTTCCACAGCTGTGGGTGACGAAGGTGGCTTCGCCCCGAAGTTGGGTTCAAACCAAGAAGCTTTGGATCTTTTGATGAACGCCATCGTGGATGCTGGGTATGACCCAGGTCAAAACGTGTTTTTGGCTTTAGATGTCGCTTCAACGGAAATGTTCAAAGATGGAAAGTACGAATGGCAAGGTGGTCACATCACGCCAGCAGAACTTTTGAACATCTACAAATCTTGGGGCGAAAAATATCCTCTAGTTTCCATCGAAGACGGCTTTGCTGAAGACGATTGGGATTCATGGGTGAAAGCCACGACAGAGATGGGTTCGACAATGCAATTGATCGGTGACGATCTTTTCGTAACAAACCCAAAACGTTTGCGTATGGGTCTTGAAAGAAAAGCGGGGAACGCTCTTCTAGTGAAAGTAAACCAAATCGGAACTTTGACAGAGACTTTCGAAGCCGTGAACTTGGCACAAAGAAACAAATACCGCACAATCATGTCTCATCGTTCCGGTGAAACAGAAGACGTGACGATCGCAGATTTGGCTGTCGCATTGAACTGCCACCAAATCAAAACAGGCAGCTTGTGCCGTGGTGAACGTACCGCGAAGTACAACCAACTTCTTCGCATTGAAGAAGACTTAGGCGGCATGGGAATGTACTGGGATAAATCCGCATTCCGCTAA